From a single Rosa rugosa chromosome 7, drRosRugo1.1, whole genome shotgun sequence genomic region:
- the LOC133719772 gene encoding uncharacterized protein LOC133719772 — MVSASTTAMAEKISWYCALFLALMLVLSCCQSSESEFNSRMLQVQRSRLNKPCDEIYVVHEGETLQTISEKCEDPYIVEENPHIHDPDDVFPGLVIKITSYK; from the coding sequence ATGGTGTCTGCTTCCACAACTGCAATGGCCGAGAAGATTTCTTGGTATTGTGCTTTGTTCTTGGCCCTGATGCTGGTTTTAAGCTGCTGTCAATCAAGCGAAAGCGAATTCAATTCGAGAATGCTACAAGTCCAAAGGAGTCGTTTGAACAAGCCGTGTGATGAAATTTACGTGGTTCATGAAGGCGAGACGCTGCAAACGATTAGTGAAAAATGTGAAGATCCTTACATTGTTGAAGAGAATCCACACATTCATGACCCTGATGATGTTTTCCCTGGCTTGGTCATTAAGATTACTTCATACAAATAA
- the LOC133722476 gene encoding GDSL esterase/lipase At5g03610-like produces MELAKSAQRLFLPLFLIFCFISGEGGARQLVSATVQSNWRPTKLFVFGDSFAATGNNDNDFLNIPWNYPYGKTFPGKATGRYSDGRVLTDFIAKFIGVKSPISYKLKNKVAGDYLKYGMNFAYADTGVTSLSYFYPNLTTQIDYFQRIIEGASSVYNTTDLHSSVALVTVSGDDYESYIFSMEGQTPAHPLQSWKSFSTSIVNHVTTSLKRIHDLGVKKILVTALEPMGCRPTGTAVFSYKKCNETRNSLSRSHNLLLQEAVAKLNNQTKSSSFVILDLYTSFMSAFKNKGSIKFKDRLKPCCASVTPGYPYGCGTMSDIPGEDTYTICESEAAAFFWDYAHPTQQGWFSVYSNLKATLKKLYQNQ; encoded by the exons ATGGAACTAGCTAAGTCAGCTCAAAGGCTCTTCCTTCCTCTCTTTCTGATCTTTTGTTTCATTTCAG GAGAAGGAGGGGCGCGGCAGCTAGTTTCAGCAACTGTCCAGAGCAATTGGCGACCAACAAAGCTATTTGTTTTCGGAGACTCCTTTGCTGCCACAGGCAACAATGACAATGACTTTTTGAACATCCCTTGGAATTATCCTTATGGAAAGACCTTTCCAGGAAAAGCAACTGGCCGTTACTCCGATGGTCGTGTCCTCACTGATTTCATTG CCAAGTTCATAGGAGTGAAGTCTCCGATCTCatacaaattaaaaaataaagttGCAGGCGATTATTTGAAATACGGGATGAATTTCGCATATGCAGACACAGGTGTGACCAGTCTCTCATACTTTTACCCAAACTTGACCACCCAAATAGACTACTTTCAGCGGATTATCGAGGGAGCAAGTTCTGTATACAACACCACAGACCTCCACTCCTCTGTGGCCCTGGTTACCGTTTCCGGTGATGACTATGAGTCTTACATTTTCAGCATGGAGGGTCAGACTCCG GCCCATCCATTACAGAGTTGGAAATCCTTTAGCACATCAATAGTAAATCACGTAACTACTAGTTTAAAACGTATCCATGACTTGGGAGTGAAGAAAATACTCGTGACTGCCCTGGAACCTATGGGATGTCGCCCTACTGGTACGGCCGTATTCTCATACAAAAAGTGCAATGAAACCCGGAACTCACTTTCCAGGTCTCACAACCTCCTCTTGCAGGAAGCCGTGGCCAAGTTGAACAACCAAACCAAGAGTTCGTCCTTTGTCATTCTTGATCTTTATACGTCCTTCATGTCCGCATTCAAAAACAAAG GAAGCATAAAGTTTAAGGACAGATTAAAGCCATGTTGTGCTAGTGTAACACCCGGATATCCATATGGGTGTGGCACTATGAGTGATATTCCGGGGGAAGATACGTATACCATTTGCGAGAGTGAAGCTGCTGCATTCTTTTGGGACTATGCTCACCCTACACAACAAGGATGGTTTTCTGTGTATTCAAACCTCAAAGCTACACTTAAGAAGCTCTACCAAAATCAATGA